CGGGAATATTTCCCGGTTGGAAAATAGGCAGATCTTCCAATGAAAACCGGGACTGTGCCTTGATGAAAAAATCTTCGGTAAATACACAGAAACTCCCCGACTGGTCAGGGTCTTCCGGAACCCAGTGATAAGGAACTTTCGGAGTTGCAAATAACAAAGCATTTTGCTGTATCGAAATGATCTTATCTGCATATTCTGCCCGGTTTTTCCCTCTGATCAGGCTTATTTTGTAATACTTTCTCCTGTTATAAGGCATTTCTGAAGTGGTTTTCACCCTTTCAATAGTCTGTTTGATATCAAAAACATTAAAGTGTCCAATATCTTTATGAAGCCCTTTGGGGAAAATACTTTCAAGATCTTTGCCCAATTTGGCAGCCATTTCTCTATAAAAGTCTTCCAGTGAAGTATGTGCCACTTTTTCCATCGCAGATGATTTGTAAAATTCAAATATACGAAGTTAGAAAATAGTCTGCTTTGGATGGATTACAAATTGCTCGCCAGAATTCCAAATTCTTTCTTGAAAGCAAATGAAAAGTGTGATAAATCCTCAAATCCCAAATCAATATAAATATCTGAAGGCCGCTGTTTTTTTTCTTCGATCAGAAATCTGGCTTCCTGCAATCGTCTTTTAACCAGCCAGCGGTTGGGTGTTTCATTGAATATTTTTTTAAAATCTCTTTTAAAGGCAGACAAACTACGCCCGGTAAGGAATGCGAAACGTTCCAGATTCACATTAAATTTATAATTTTTCTGCATAAATTCTTCCAGATCCAGCCTTCCCGGAATCGCAAAATCAAAAAGAATATCTGATAATTCAGGATGCAGCTGCAGCAGAATCAGCAATAGTTCTTCTCTTTTTACATCTGAAAATGCATTATTTATCTGCCCGGATTCTGTATAATAAGGTTCCAGTGAAAGCAGAAAGCTGTTAATCAAAGGATCTTTTTTAACAGGAATAAAAGCATTTTTTGACTGATGATTCTGAAAAGACAGACTGTGTTTTTTGTGAAAGTTCATCAAAAACAGTTCATCAAACATAAAAATAACTTTTTCGAATTCATTATTATCTTTCTGTTTATTGTAACGGGCGAGACGATTTTTGAGTACAATACAGCTGTCACCGGGTTTTAAAACATAATGTTTATTACCATCATAACCATTCATTGTTCCTTTTACCAGAAACAAAAAGAAGTGTTCTGCTATAAATTGCTCCGGCGAAACTACAGGGCCTACGAAACAG
The nucleotide sequence above comes from Chryseobacterium sp. 7. Encoded proteins:
- a CDS encoding helix-turn-helix domain-containing protein; its protein translation is MKITEIKSCFVGPVVSPEQFIAEHFFLFLVKGTMNGYDGNKHYVLKPGDSCIVLKNRLARYNKQKDNNEFEKVIFMFDELFLMNFHKKHSLSFQNHQSKNAFIPVKKDPLINSFLLSLEPYYTESGQINNAFSDVKREELLLILLQLHPELSDILFDFAIPGRLDLEEFMQKNYKFNVNLERFAFLTGRSLSAFKRDFKKIFNETPNRWLVKRRLQEARFLIEEKKQRPSDIYIDLGFEDLSHFSFAFKKEFGILASNL